From the Chloroflexia bacterium SDU3-3 genome, the window CGTGCGCCACGGCCTGCACCTCAAGCAGGTGAAAAAGCGCGCCGGACACGCGGTCTACCACCTCAGAAAGCCCGCCTAGCTGGCTCCATGCCCAGGGTTCGGCCCCCGAACGCTGGCCACACACACCATGCATCTGTTTACCGACCCGCACGCGGCGGCGGCCCCCATCGCCGCGCAGATCGCCGCCGCCAGCCACGTGCTAGTGCTCACCCACGTCAACCCCGACGGCGACGCCATCGGCTCGCTGCTGGGGGCCACCCACGTGCTGCGCGCCATGGGCAAGCAGGTGACGCCGGTGGCCATGCCGCCGCTGCCCGCCTACACGCTCTGGCTGCCCGCCGCCGACACCATCCAGGTCTACTCGCCCGGCATGGCCCTACCCCAGGCCGATCTGCTGCTGGTGGTGGACACCGCCAGCATGGGACGGCTGGGTGAGATCTACCCCAACCACATCGATCAGCTGGGCCAGCTGCCCATGGTGGTGGTCGACCACCACATCACCAACGATGGGCGCGGCACGCTCAACCTGATCCAGCCCGCCGCCGCCTCGGCCTGCGAGCTGCTCTACCAGCTGTTCGCCGCCATGGATGCCCCGATCAGCCCCGAGGCCGCGACCTGCATGCTCTTGGGCGTGACCACCGACACCCAGAGCTTCCAGACCAGCGCCACCAAGCCCAGCAGCATGCGCGCCGCCGCCGACATGGTCGAGCGCGGCGCGCAGCTGGCGCGCGTGGTGCACGAGGTCTACTTCGCCATGCCGCCCACCAACGCGGCCCTGATGGGCCACGCGCTCACCAGCATGCGCTGGGAGGACGGGGTGGCCTGGGCCTTTGTGACGCGGACCATGATGGACGCCACCGGCGCTGGCGACGAGGCGGCGGATGAGGTCATCCAGGTGATGCAGCGGCTGGCGGGCATCCGCGGCATGGTGCTGCTGAAGGAGCGCGAGGACGGCACCACCAAGATCAGCCTGCGCTCGCTGCCGCCCTACAACGTGGCGGTGCTGGCCCAGCACTATGGCGGCGGCGGCCACGCCCAGGCCGCCGGTGCCACGCTGCTGCTGGCCCCCGAGGCCGCCGCCGCCGATGTGCTGCCGCGCCTGCGCGCCCTGGTGGATGCCTGATGCACGGCTTTCTGAACATCGACAAGCCTGCGGGCATGACCTCGCACGACGTGGTGGCCCGGCTGCGCCGCCTGGCCCGCCAGAAGCGCGTGGGCCACGCTGGCACGCTCGACCCCGCCGCCACCGGCGTGCTGGTGGTGGCGCTGGGCCAGGCCACCCGCCTGATCGAGTATGTGCAGGATGAGACCCGCAAGTCGTACCGGGCCACGGTGCGGCTAGGCGCAACCACCACCACCGACGACGCCGAGGGCGAGGTGGGCGTGGTGCGCCCGGTGCCCGCCCTGGCCCAGGCCGATCTGGCCCAGGCGCTCGCGCCGTTCCAGGGCCACATCCAGCAGGTGCCGCCTATGTACTCGGCGCTGCACCACGAGGGCCAGCGCCTGTACGATCTGGCCCGCGCCGGGGTGACGCTCGACCTGCCCGCACGCCCCGTGGTGATCTACCAGATCGACCTGGTGGAGCTGCGCCTGCCCGATGTGGTGCTCGACATCACCTGCGGCAAAGGCACCTACATCCGCTCGATCGCCCGCGACCTGGGGGCGGCGCTGGGCTGCGGCGCACACCTGGCCGCGCTGCGGCGCACCGCCGTGGGCACATTCGTGGTGGCTCAGGCCGCCACGCTTGAGGCGCTGGAGCAGGGCCAGCCGGCCCTGGCCGAGGTGCTGCTGCCCGCCGAGCACGCCGTGCGCGACTGGCCCGCCGTGGCGCTAGATGCCGAGCAGGCCGCCTTCGTGCGCAACGGCAGGCCGCTGCTGCTGCCCGACGCCCCCGCAGGCGAGCGCGCCCGCGCCCACGGCCCCGGCGGCGAGCTGCTGGCCACGCTCCAGCTTCAGGATGGCCGCTGGCAGCCCACCAAGGTCTTTCAGTGGGACGCATAAGGCGGTTTTCTCGATTACAATGGTAGAGCCATCCTTACGAGGATCTTGTGGCCGCACTGTTTGTAACATCGAGAGATCCCATGAAGCTCATCCAAGGCTCGCAGCAGCCTGTCAACGATCTTCCCACGGTGCTCACCATCGGCGTGTTCGATGGGATGCACCGTGGGCACCAGCACCTGATCAGCAGCGCCGTGCGCCGCGCCCACGAGCTGGGCGCGCAGGCGGCAGTGCTGACCTTCGACCCGCACCCCGACCTCGTCATCCACCCCGAGCGCAAGCGCATCTACCTGGGCACGCTGCAGCAGCGGCTCGATATGATCGCGCGCCTCGGGGCGGATGTGGCGATCGTGCTGCCCTTCACCGAGGCCACCAAGGGCCAGAGCGCCCAGGCGTTTGTCGAGCAGATCACCGCCACGGTGGCGCTGCGCGAGCTGTGGGTCGGCTACGACTTCGCCCTGGGCCGCATGCGCGAGGGCAACACCACGCGCCTGGCCGAGCTAGGCCAGAGCTACGGCTTCAGCGTGCACCCGGTGGCCGCGCAGATCGACGGCGACGCGCCGATTAGCTCCTCGCGCATACGGGCGGCGCTGGCCCAGGGCGACATGGCCGAGGCCCAGCGCCTGTTCGGCCACCCCTTCGAGGTGGCCGGGCCGGTGGTGCAGGGCGACCAGCGCGGGCGCACCATCGGCTTCCCCACCGCCAACGTGGCCGTGGATGAGCTGGTGGTGCTGCCCGCCGACGGCGTGTATGTCTGCACCGTCGACCTGGATGGCACCCGCTACGGCGCGGTCACCAATGTGGGCGTGCGCCCCACCTTCGACGGCGTGCGCCGCACCTGCGAGGCCCACCTGCTCGACTTCAGCGGCGACCTGTACGGGCGCACCATCGGCGTGCGCATGCTGCACCGCCTGCGCGGCGAGCAGAAGTTCGCCGGTGTGCAGCAGCTGGTGGCCCAGATCCAGGCCGACGCCCAGGCGGGCCGCGCATGGCTGGCCCAGCACGACACAACACCGTAGAACGACGATATCATACGTTGCCCCATGGCCAGCTGCCGTGCTATAGTGCCAGCAGACCGCCAGCGAGGCCGGGGCAACCTGAAGAGAGAGACTATGGCGAAAGGCGATGACCGCACCCTCACCAACCGTGGCGTGAGCCGCGCTATCGAAGACTACCTGAAGGCGATCTACACGCTCGCCCAGGAGCATAGCGCGGTCTCCACCTCGCTGCTCTCCGAGCAGCTCGGCGTGCGACCCGCGTCCGTCACCGGCATGCTCAAGGCCATGGCCGAGGCCAGCCTGGTGATGTACACGCCCTACCGTGGCGTCGAGCTGACCGCCGAGGGCCAGCGGATCGCGCTGGAGGTGGTGCGCCACCACCGGCTGCTGGAGCTGTACCTGGTGGAGGCGCTGGGCTACAGCTGGGATGAGGTGCACGAGGAGGCTGAGGCGCTGGAGCACCATATCTCCGAAAAATTCGAGCAGCGCATCGCCGCCGCCCTGGGCAACCCCGAGTTCGACCCGCACGGCGACCCCATCCCCAGCATCCACGGCACGCTGCCGATCGGCTCGACCCGCCGCCTGGGCGACATCGCGGTGAGCGAGTGCGGCGTGGTGAACCGCGTGAGCGACCAGAACCCCGAGCGCCTGCGCTACCTGGCCGACATGGGCATCATCCCCGGCGCATCGGTCGAGGTCACATCCAGCGCGCCCTTCGACGGCCCCGTCACCGTGCGGGTGGGCGAGCACAGCTACGCGCTCGACCGGCGGCTGGCGCGCAAGATCTTCATCACGTAGCGGGTATAGTTCCCACCAAAGCTCCAAGACTCCAAGATTCTGAAGGTGTGAGATGGCTCGCACCTTCTTTTTTATGTGCTGAAAGCGGACACGAGATCCACACCTTGCCCACATCGGGCTGGGGGCGATAACGACAATGCGTGATCATATCTCATTCAGACAGGGGGGTTCACCGGCCCGGCAGGGGGGTTCACCGACAAACGCCTATAGGCAAACAACCCCCAAGGCCGCAACATCCGGCTGCCTTGGGGGTGAAAACCTGCGCATCGGCGTAAGAAGGGCGCTACCGCCCGAGCAGGCGGGCATAGAGGCTGGTGAAGCCGGTGCCGAGCGGCTGATAGCCGTAGGTGGATGCCACCTTCTCGCGGCCATGCAGGCCGAACTGCCGCCGCAGCGCCGCATCCTCGCCCAGCGCGCGCACCTTCTCGGCGTAGGCCGCCACATCGTTGCGCGGGCACAGGAAGCCGTTCTGGCCCTCGTCCACCACCTCGGGCAGGGCCGAGGCGTCGGTGGTGACCACCGGGCGACCGCAGGCCAGCGCCTCGGCGGGCGCGATGCCGAAGCCCTCCAGCCGCGAGGGGAACAGCAGGATGTCGCACGACTGGTAGGCCTTCACCAGCCCGGCGCGGTCGGGCGAGCCGATCGAGATCATGCGCGGGTGGGGCGGCTGCTCGTCGCTGCCCTGGAAGCCGCCAGTGTAGTAGAGCGCGTAGTCCTCGGGCAGCATGTCCATGATCTTGGGCAGCAGGTCGAAGCCCTTGCGGCGCGTGCGGTTGCCCACGAACAGCAGGCGGATGCGCGCATCCGAGGGCGGCAGGCCATCGTCGCTGCGGGCCAGATCGGGCGTGGGCACAAACACGTCGGTGTCGATCCCGTCGTAGATCAGCACGGTATCGCGCTTGCCGTAGGTCTGCTCGACCTGGCGCTGGGTGTAGCGCGAGACGCAGACCACCGCGTCGGCCTCGCGGATGGAGCGCTCGTCGTAGCGCGACTCGACCAGGCGGTAGAAGATGCGCTGG encodes:
- a CDS encoding bifunctional oligoribonuclease/PAP phosphatase NrnA, producing MHLFTDPHAAAAPIAAQIAAASHVLVLTHVNPDGDAIGSLLGATHVLRAMGKQVTPVAMPPLPAYTLWLPAADTIQVYSPGMALPQADLLLVVDTASMGRLGEIYPNHIDQLGQLPMVVVDHHITNDGRGTLNLIQPAAASACELLYQLFAAMDAPISPEAATCMLLGVTTDTQSFQTSATKPSSMRAAADMVERGAQLARVVHEVYFAMPPTNAALMGHALTSMRWEDGVAWAFVTRTMMDATGAGDEAADEVIQVMQRLAGIRGMVLLKEREDGTTKISLRSLPPYNVAVLAQHYGGGGHAQAAGATLLLAPEAAAADVLPRLRALVDA
- the truB gene encoding tRNA pseudouridine(55) synthase TruB translates to MHGFLNIDKPAGMTSHDVVARLRRLARQKRVGHAGTLDPAATGVLVVALGQATRLIEYVQDETRKSYRATVRLGATTTTDDAEGEVGVVRPVPALAQADLAQALAPFQGHIQQVPPMYSALHHEGQRLYDLARAGVTLDLPARPVVIYQIDLVELRLPDVVLDITCGKGTYIRSIARDLGAALGCGAHLAALRRTAVGTFVVAQAATLEALEQGQPALAEVLLPAEHAVRDWPAVALDAEQAAFVRNGRPLLLPDAPAGERARAHGPGGELLATLQLQDGRWQPTKVFQWDA
- a CDS encoding bifunctional riboflavin kinase/FAD synthetase, which encodes MKLIQGSQQPVNDLPTVLTIGVFDGMHRGHQHLISSAVRRAHELGAQAAVLTFDPHPDLVIHPERKRIYLGTLQQRLDMIARLGADVAIVLPFTEATKGQSAQAFVEQITATVALRELWVGYDFALGRMREGNTTRLAELGQSYGFSVHPVAAQIDGDAPISSSRIRAALAQGDMAEAQRLFGHPFEVAGPVVQGDQRGRTIGFPTANVAVDELVVLPADGVYVCTVDLDGTRYGAVTNVGVRPTFDGVRRTCEAHLLDFSGDLYGRTIGVRMLHRLRGEQKFAGVQQLVAQIQADAQAGRAWLAQHDTTP
- a CDS encoding metal-dependent transcriptional regulator codes for the protein MAKGDDRTLTNRGVSRAIEDYLKAIYTLAQEHSAVSTSLLSEQLGVRPASVTGMLKAMAEASLVMYTPYRGVELTAEGQRIALEVVRHHRLLELYLVEALGYSWDEVHEEAEALEHHISEKFEQRIAAALGNPEFDPHGDPIPSIHGTLPIGSTRRLGDIAVSECGVVNRVSDQNPERLRYLADMGIIPGASVEVTSSAPFDGPVTVRVGEHSYALDRRLARKIFIT
- a CDS encoding glycosyltransferase family 4 protein — protein: MRPLYLSPTGRGGVDFGIQNILRSVRQHGAPRAELLRLPELYNFAPMLIQRSLPMGWWRGFDVIQGRSRVGFALRVPGMPLVTTVHHLTTDPELQPYSSLAQRIFYRLVESRYDERSIREADAVVCVSRYTQRQVEQTYGKRDTVLIYDGIDTDVFVPTPDLARSDDGLPPSDARIRLLFVGNRTRRKGFDLLPKIMDMLPEDYALYYTGGFQGSDEQPPHPRMISIGSPDRAGLVKAYQSCDILLFPSRLEGFGIAPAEALACGRPVVTTDASALPEVVDEGQNGFLCPRNDVAAYAEKVRALGEDAALRRQFGLHGREKVASTYGYQPLGTGFTSLYARLLGR